Genomic DNA from Verrucomicrobiia bacterium:
TCCGCGAACGCGATCATATCGCTGGGGTTGACAACTTGAGATTCCCGAGTCGGTATTTCAATGGCCTGCGCGTTCTCCGTGCCACCAAGCCCCCCATCGAGCGCTGACATCGGCTCCGGCCCATAGGCATTATAACCATAGCTCCCACGAGCAGGGGTCGTCATCCCTCTCCATGCAAGAGATCCAGCCGACAAAAACCCTCCTTGCACTCGATTGTACGACGGACAAGCGTAGAGCCCCCGTCCTGGTCCTAGGTACTTAGTGCCATCGGGAAAAGAGTAATTGTCCATGGGCCAGGAGGCTGCTGTGTAGGGTTGAAGTTCGGAAACCAAGCCGGGAAGAAGTGGGTAAGCGCCGGTGTCATGAACGTACATGCCCGTGCCGAGCACGATTTGGCGCAAGTTGTTGCGGCAGTAGATGGAATCGGCTTGAGCGCGAGACCGATGCAGCACGGGGAGCAAGATTGCCGCAAGAACCGCAATGACCGCGATTACAACGAGCAGTTCAACGAGCGTAAAAGCTGTTTTAATTCTGCCCACAAGCAAGCCGACCGGTTTTTCGAATTCAAAGCAACTTAATACACCAGAAGAGGGAGCACACCTAAGCCGCATACCTTCGCAGGAGTCCTGCGGCTTAGGGAGTAGGCCATTCCCTGCGAATAGCCGGCCTTGACCCTTGACCTGACAAGACCCTAAGCTTCCAGCAGTCATTGACAAGCTTGCCCCCCCGTGGTGCCCCAGTTCACAGCACTAGTGGCTGAGAGTGTGAAGAGAGGTACCGCAAACCCATTGCAATCAGCACTGTTGCTTTCCCATTCGGGGATGGAATCGGTGTGGCCTGATGGGTCCTGGAACTTCGCCGGACCGCTGCACCATGTGAGAGTAGCGGTAGTGGGCACATAGCTGGTATAGCCGCCAGCGCCTGAGCCTGAGGTGTAAGAATTCGCGTTTGCATACCAATCCGCCGTGGCGCTCACTTTGGAGTTACTGCCATCGGCCCAAACGATTTCGTCAACCACGTTGCCAGAGTAAAAGCAGAGCCCAGTCGTCTGCGCGTAAAAGCAAGTGTTGGCATAACTGGCCGCAACCAGTCCCCCCACCATGAGCGCCGTCTGCACCTTAAACTTGAATGTCATATTCCAAGACTCCTTCCTTTAATGTTTTGTTGTTCTCCGTACGTTTCGCTCTCACCATGAGAGCGAAAATCAAAAAATTGAAAGTACCCCAGCCGGAATAAAGGGCCGCGGTGGCAGTCTTACCAGGAGGACGAGGAATCGACCTTGCGCCGTCAAGTCTGGTGATTAACAGATACGTTCCGTTCGTCTTCCACTCGTAAATTCCTCCGTTTGTGTACACGCGATTAACCCAAATATTCTGGGTGGAAAACGGGGCAATGGCGAAGGCTTCGTCAGGCAGCAAAGCGTCCTGCGTCTTCAGGTCCAGGATTTGCCACTCGTCGAGTTCGATTTCCCTCTCAGCCTGATTTTGCTGCTTCTTCAACCAGAAATTCGTAATCGTGGTTGGCAGCAATGAAGATTTCCGCGCGTCGCCATACCCGTAGCGAATCACGTAGCGGTTCGTTGCATTTGGAAAGCTGTAGCAAACCTCAAGGTGGTCCGGGCGCTGGCTGGGGGATTCGAAAAGGGCGCCCGTTACGCGCACCTGCTCCTGATCGAGCCTGGCGGCCACCGTGAAGTGATTCGCGTCCCACTTAATCGCGCCAATATCCACATACATAACCCCCATATTCAGGACCTCGCGCAGAGGATCCAGCAAAGAGCGGCTCGTGTAAAAAATCGAGATGTCCTTGCCACGAGTCGAGGGATCCAGATCGTTCCAAGTTGTCAATTCCCCCCTTGGTTCAACAAGGGCGTGCTTGTGCCCCGACCAGGACACCAATTGACCTGCAACCGCGAAATTTGTCTCATCATCGAGGGTGTTGATTCTGCGGAATAAAAGTCCATTGGTCTGCCATTTTGCCTGGAAGTACTCGAACCTTGTGGACAGCGCGAAAGTGCCGTCTAAAGGGCGGGCGCCGCCGTCCATTGGGACCTTTTGCTGGAACACGAGGTTCTTGATGACAGGAGGCGAAGAGATGAACCGCTTGAACTGCTCGACAGCCGAGGGCGCGGCGGTCGAGATTTCGTCAGCTTTGGCTTTCGCCCGCAAAGCCAACCCTCCCGTCAGGACAGCCAGAACCAGGCATCCGTGGACAACCGCGAAAGGGCGCTCCGACTGGCTGCCCACCGACGGGACCTGCGTCACCGGCCTGGGGAACCGGCCTGTTGCTGGCACTCCAGTTCACATTTGCCCATCGGTTGCATGAGAAAGGCTTTTAAGGCGTTCCTTTCTTAACGCAGTCGTGGGAATAGCGCAATGGGGTGTTTAACCCATAAAACCCATAAACCCATAGAGAACCATTGCGCCGAAATAGGTAGAACGCGCAGGGCCGGAGGGAAATTTTTGGATAGTAATATCGCCATTGGATGGGGTCAAACCATAGTTTGGTTTGGCAGGTTCTTGGTTCTTCGCTATTGAAGATCTTAAATGCCCAGCAGGGGCTGTGATGAGTCGGATTCATTGCGGTGGCGCATGTGCATGTGCAGCTTCGCATTGGCGGCTTTGGAACTGCCAAGGTGAACCTGAGCCGCAATCGCTTTGATCGACAGGGTGGTTTCCCGGCGCAAGCGCGCGGCCATATCAAGTTTAAGTGGGTCATTCTTGGGTCGGTTGCGAGCAGGTCAATCTCATGCTCCGCGACGGCCTCACACTTCGCACATTTTAACTCCAACTGTTACGCCACAAAGCTCAATTCCACGCAGCCGTGCCCTGCCCTTTCCAGCTCCTTTCAAACCCATGCCGTAATCTGTCATCCTCCCCCCTTTTGGCCCGGTGGATCCGCCTAGGTTGCAGTTCCATCCGATAGGGGGGGGCAGGTGATGGTCCTGATGGTCCAAACTGACTTGCTGGCCAGCCGTTTGCCGGCATAGCATGAGCATTATGAAAACCCTGCGCAGACAATTCTTCATTGTTGCGGTTCTTTGTTCGATCGCCGCGGGCGCCCCCGCCGGGGATTTCCTGATCCGCGACGGCGATCGCGTCGTGTTCCTGGGAGACAGCATCACGGAACAGCGCCTCTACACCACCTACATCGAGACGTACGCCCTTACCAGGCATCCCGAGTGGAAACTCTGGTTTCGCAACGTTGGCTGGGGCGGCGACACCTCCTGGTTGAGACAGCGATCGCACCCGGAGGAGTCCAAGCTTTTTGCCGCCGATGCCACCAGCCAGCAGCAGATGGTTGAGGAAGCGGTGAAACACGGTTTGGAGCGGGATGTGCTCCCGCTGAGGCCGAGCCTGGTGACGATTGATTTCGGGATGAACGATCACTCGTACCAGGCGTTTCGGGAAGACATCTTCAAGGCCTATGTCCGCAGCCAAACCGAGCTCGGCAAAGAGATCAAGGCCAGCGGATCGCGGGTGGCGTTTTTGACACCGCAACCGATTGAAGACAAGCGGCCCGATCCCGACCAGGACGTCCGGAACCAGTCTTTGCGCAAGTTTTCCGATGGCCTGAAAGAGGTTGCCGCCAAAGAAGGGGCGGCCTTCATTGATGAATTTGATCCCTACATGAAGATGCTGCTGCGGGAGCGTCCCAACAATCCCAATGGTTTTGTCGGCGGCGGCGACGCAGTACATCCGGGACCCATCGGCCATACCGTGATGGCTTGGGCGATTTTGAAGGGACTCGGCGCGCCCGCCCTGGTTTCAAGGGTCCAGATCGATTGCGCGACCGGGAAAGCCGCGACGGATGCTTGCCGGGTCGAGAATCTCAAGGCGGCCAATAACACCGTCAGCTTTGAACGGCTGGACGACGCGCTGCCCATGCCCATTGACGAAAGAGCCGGACCGGCCCTGAAGCTGGCGCCGATCCTGGAAGATCTCGACCGCTTCGAACTCCAAATCAACGGTTTGGCCTCCGGCTCGTATGAAGTCCGCATCGATGGCGAAGGGGCAGCAACCGCCACGAGCGAGCAACTGGCGAACGGATTGAACCTGGCCAACCGGGCCGGGCCGATCACGCAGCAAGCCCAACGGGTGCTGCGCCTGGTTTTTGAAAAGAACAATTTGTATTATACTCGATGGCGTGACGTTCAATTGTATTCGTTTCCTGAGTGGGCGCGAAGTCCGGAGCTTGATACCCGCAGGACGGCAGAGTTAGCAAGGCTGGATCGCCAGATCCAGGATAGCGAGGCGGACATTGATTCGGCGCGAAAGCCGGTCGGCCATCGCTTCGAGATTAAGCCGCAAAACCAATAGGCGACGGCGAGAACCTCACCCCCTCGGCGCACGAAAACAATTCACGCGCCCAAAACTTCCGCCTTTCCATGCCCGGATTCTTGTTCTCCAAGGCTAGGCTGAGCAGGCCGCGGTGCCTGCATCGTATTGAGCCTGTCACCCAGAGACCGCTCTTGCCACCGCTGGTGAAGGCACGCCTTGGCCCCCATTGGAAAATCTTGCAAAGCGGCAAGATCCCATTTTGTTTTGACAAACCCCACCAGTTGGCTTTACGGTCTCTTCACCAGTGGCGGAAAACACTCAAAAATGCGCCTTGGCTCAGAAAAACCAATTTTTCCTCCTCGGCGGACCCAAAAGCAATTTCTTGTCAGTAGTTCTACTGCTTGCTTCAGCCGGTTTATCCACACGCGGTCTTTCTCAAACCTACGCTACGCAGGTAACAGATGATACGTATAAGACCGGCAATCCAGGAATTGGAGAGTATCTGAGTTGCGAGGATGGCCGGGGCATTGGTTCCAATTCTGATTTCGGTTTCTCCAGTTTTACGGCCAGAGGGGTAGGAGGCGCCAAGGACAACCCCAATCTACCAACCTCGCTGGCGCCTCAGGTTGCCTTGCCCAAGCTCGAATGTTTCGCAACGAGCGATATGGAGCGGGTCTTTGAAGACGGGTATGGATCGATGGGATCCAGCCAGAGCGCGCTTAACCTGTTCGGGCTGCGCAACGAAACCATTTCCGGCCAGTGCGTGTTCCTGGCCAATGAAGATTTGGAGGAGATGAAATTTTCAGTCAGCCCGCTTCAGCAGTCACAAGGCCCGGCTGTCTTTCCTGAACGGAATGTCCATTGGAGTTTTGTCGGGAGCATTTTCATCGAAAAAAACTCGCCCAACCGGCAAAAGGGCGATCTCCTGCGCCCCGCTCCGGCATGGTTCCCCGATTATCTGAGCGAGGACTCAAAATGTGCCCTGCGAAAAGGAGCCCGCAAAGCCGCTTATCTGACTCTAAAAATAGCGCCGGAGACGCCCCCGGGCGAGTACCGGGCCACTTTGACTGCAACAGCGGGCAGTGTCAGGGCTTCCTTGCCGCTGGTTCTGCAGGTCTATCCGCTTGTCCTCCCCCAGGAACGCCATCTGTTGGTCTCAGAATGGTTCTCGACCTCTGAATTCCGAAAGCACCATCACCTGGACCCGTCCGACGAGGAGCGCTTTTATCGTCTCCTAAAGCTCTACGCGGAGAACATGACCGATCACCGGCAGAACGTCTTCCGCTTGGGCCTGGGATTGATCGAGGCCAGCGGCAGTGCGGAGGGCAAATTTCAATTTGATTTTTCACGCTTCGATAAGCAAGCCCAGGTATTCTGGGACACCCGCCGCATGGATTTGCTGGAGACCGGTTTTGTTGCCCAGTTCGGCAGCGGTGGATGGTCGGGCAGCGAGATTTCTTTAAGCAGCTTCCCGATAAAGGAGGCCGATGGCCAGCGCATTTCCGTGTCCGGTGAGAAGTACCTGTCCCAATTCATTCCAGCCTTTGTCGGTCACCTGCGCGCCAAGGGCTGGCTGGCAAAGACCGTCTTCCACATTTGTGATGAGCCCTCCAACAACAACATCATGGCCTGGCGCAAAGCCTCCGACTTCGTGCACCGCCTGGCTCCCGAGTTGCGCCGCATCGATGCGATTGAGACTGCGCATTGCCTGGGCGCGCTCGAGGTTTGGGTGCCCAAGTTGGACCATCTGGCTACTTGGCAGGGTGATTATGAACAAGCCCAAAGCCAAGGCAATGAATTGTGGTTCTACACAGTAGGCATTTTTCAAGGCGGTTCGCTGCTTAACAAAACAGTGGATGTGCCCTTAATTGAGACGCGGCTTATGCACTGGCTCAACTACCGCTACAACTTGCAGGGCTA
This window encodes:
- a CDS encoding DUF4091 domain-containing protein, whose translation is MSVVLLLASAGLSTRGLSQTYATQVTDDTYKTGNPGIGEYLSCEDGRGIGSNSDFGFSSFTARGVGGAKDNPNLPTSLAPQVALPKLECFATSDMERVFEDGYGSMGSSQSALNLFGLRNETISGQCVFLANEDLEEMKFSVSPLQQSQGPAVFPERNVHWSFVGSIFIEKNSPNRQKGDLLRPAPAWFPDYLSEDSKCALRKGARKAAYLTLKIAPETPPGEYRATLTATAGSVRASLPLVLQVYPLVLPQERHLLVSEWFSTSEFRKHHHLDPSDEERFYRLLKLYAENMTDHRQNVFRLGLGLIEASGSAEGKFQFDFSRFDKQAQVFWDTRRMDLLETGFVAQFGSGGWSGSEISLSSFPIKEADGQRISVSGEKYLSQFIPAFVGHLRAKGWLAKTVFHICDEPSNNNIMAWRKASDFVHRLAPELRRIDAIETAHCLGALEVWVPKLDHLATWQGDYEQAQSQGNELWFYTVGIFQGGSLLNKTVDVPLIETRLMHWLNYRYNLQGYLHWGFNAWTDDPVNAPGEHRGDGWQVYPSKDGLLNSLRWEQMRAGLQDYECLWLLENRISQIRANLSSRVAALIDPRQRGVEIAMQVVPDYSHHTRSPEVLYQARRQAIEETLTLEQPPCVLVQTTPLEHSLVGKGCAIDLHGWAEPGTVLTANGQSVPVAADGLFLGQLPPSEDGKIVLQAQGKNGKKRIVRQFLQAGVQPLSTTHGP
- a CDS encoding SGNH/GDSL hydrolase family protein, translated to MKTLRRQFFIVAVLCSIAAGAPAGDFLIRDGDRVVFLGDSITEQRLYTTYIETYALTRHPEWKLWFRNVGWGGDTSWLRQRSHPEESKLFAADATSQQQMVEEAVKHGLERDVLPLRPSLVTIDFGMNDHSYQAFREDIFKAYVRSQTELGKEIKASGSRVAFLTPQPIEDKRPDPDQDVRNQSLRKFSDGLKEVAAKEGAAFIDEFDPYMKMLLRERPNNPNGFVGGGDAVHPGPIGHTVMAWAILKGLGAPALVSRVQIDCATGKAATDACRVENLKAANNTVSFERLDDALPMPIDERAGPALKLAPILEDLDRFELQINGLASGSYEVRIDGEGAATATSEQLANGLNLANRAGPITQQAQRVLRLVFEKNNLYYTRWRDVQLYSFPEWARSPELDTRRTAELARLDRQIQDSEADIDSARKPVGHRFEIKPQNQ